The nucleotide sequence CCTTTCCCGGTCCAACCTCAAACGTACGGGGTTTACCGAAACCTTACCGCTGGCTGGCGCTTCTGGCGGCAAGGGAAAATGGTCTGCAAATAGATGCGGGGGTTTACGCCCTGGGATGTGCTGTAATCATAAGCCTGGGTCACCCAAGGTCCGTTCCCTCAGGCTGGAACCGGTATTATGGTGCAGACCACCCGGCGTTGGTTGCGGGGGCCGTTGAACTCGCAGAGAAAGATGTTCTGCC is from Desulfobacterales bacterium and encodes:
- a CDS encoding YjbQ family protein, yielding MPIIDGKLGLSRWQNIFLCEFNGPRNQRRVVCTIIPVPA